The Synechococcus sp. M16.1 genome includes the window TGTGCGTGTGAAGAAAGGAAGACCCGTGACCAAGGCCAGCAGCAGGAGTCCCGCCAGCCCTTCAAGGCGTTTCAGCACCGCCTGATCCGTAGTGATCACCCCCTGCCAGCGCACCAACAGGGCCCCACTGCTTGCCGTCTGGGTTGCATCCGCAGAGGCCATCGTGGGGCTTCAGGTGGTGAGTGCTTCCGCCGGATTATCGATCTCCTGCCAGCGCTGTTCCAGATCTGACACGGAAGGAAGTGGATTCTGGTTCCGGCGATAGAGCACCCGGTAGACGGGGAGGTTTTGCTCAAGCACGTAGCGCTCCCGTTCCGTGGGAACCGAAAGCGGGTTGCTGGCGCGCCAGGGACGTTGGTCCTCGGCGGGGCGGTCGAAACAGTCGCTGAGTTCGGTGAGAGCCACCATCGGCTCAATCACGTCCAGAATATCGCTCTGCAGAAACAGCTCACGGCCGGGCTGCAGGGCCGTTGCAATGGCGAGCAGAAGCGCCGGCTGCAGGACCCGGCGCTTGTGGTGCCTGCGTTTGAACCAGGGATCGGGGAATTGGATCGAGACCCGCTGCAGTCGGTCCTGCTTCAGGGCCTTCATCCAGCCTTCTAGGCTGATGTTGGCGTTGCAGAACAGGATCCGAACATTGCCGTGCTCCGAGGCGAGCGCGTCTTGATCGGCAGACGTCACCAGCGGTCGGCGGATTTCAACGCCGAGATGGTTCCAGTGGGGATCACGCTCGGCCAAGCCCAGCAGGCAGCGGCCACGGGCGCAGCCGATATCAAGGTGGATCGGCTGATCAGGAACGCGAAACAGCTGCTCGGGTGGTGGTAATTCCAGCGGCAACTGGAAGAAGCTGCTGAGGGGATTGACGTGCTGACGCAAGGTTCTGAAGCGGTGCGATCCGGTTCAATCGAGATTGTCAGAGCCACTCCCGGAGGAGCTGTCGGGGTCCTGGCGCAG containing:
- the trmB gene encoding tRNA (guanosine(46)-N7)-methyltransferase TrmB gives rise to the protein MRQHVNPLSSFFQLPLELPPPEQLFRVPDQPIHLDIGCARGRCLLGLAERDPHWNHLGVEIRRPLVTSADQDALASEHGNVRILFCNANISLEGWMKALKQDRLQRVSIQFPDPWFKRRHHKRRVLQPALLLAIATALQPGRELFLQSDILDVIEPMVALTELSDCFDRPAEDQRPWRASNPLSVPTERERYVLEQNLPVYRVLYRRNQNPLPSVSDLEQRWQEIDNPAEALTT